In Geminocystis sp. NIES-3708, a single window of DNA contains:
- a CDS encoding ATP-dependent Clp protease ATP-binding subunit yields the protein MFERFTEKAIKVIMLAQEEARRLGHNFVGTEQILLGLIGEGTGVAAKVLKSMGVNLKDARIEVEKIIGRGSGFVAVEIPFTPRAKRVLELSLEEARQLGHNYIGTEHLLLGLIREGEGVAARVLENLGVDLGKVRTQVIRMLGETETTPVGVGGGNRSNKTPTLDEFGSNLTIFATEGKLDPVVGRQKEIERVIQILGRRTKNNPVLIGEPGVGKTAIAEGLAQRIANKDVPDLLEDKRVVTLDIGLLVAGTKYRGEFEERLKKIMDEIRQAGNVILVIDEVHTLIGAGAAEGAIDAANILKPALARGELQCIGATTLDEYRKHIERDAALARRFQPVMVGEPSVEETIEILFGLRERYEQHHKLKISDEALAAAATLSDRYISDRYLPDKAIDLVDEAGSRVRLMNSQLPAEAKELDKELRQVLKEKDEAVRSQDFDKAGELRDREMEIKSEIRGLADLKKKNPQVTDSPIVTEEEIAHIVASWTGVPVQKLTESEVDKLLHMEDTLHQRIIGQEDAVKAISRAIRRARVGLKNPNRPIASFIFSGPTGVGKTELTKALATYFFGSEEAMIRLDMSEYMERHTVSKLIGSPPGYVGYNEGGQLTEAVRRRPYTVVLFDEIEKAHPDVFNLLLQILEDGRLTDSKGRTVDFKNTLLIMTSNIGSKVIEKGGGGLGFELESDQSESQYNRIKSLVNEELKNYFRPEFLNRLDEIIVFRQLNKGEVKEISEILLKEVFARLTEKEIHLQVTEKFKERLVEEGFNPAYGARPLRRAIMRLLEDVLAEEILSKRIQEGDTATVDIDEEGKVAIKAERENPLLVKAGV from the coding sequence ATGTTTGAACGCTTCACAGAAAAGGCGATCAAGGTGATCATGTTAGCCCAAGAGGAAGCTCGTCGCTTGGGTCATAACTTCGTAGGTACTGAGCAAATACTGCTTGGTTTGATTGGAGAAGGGACAGGTGTCGCCGCCAAAGTCCTCAAGTCTATGGGTGTTAACCTTAAAGATGCTCGGATCGAGGTTGAAAAAATTATCGGTAGAGGTTCTGGCTTTGTAGCGGTAGAAATTCCCTTTACTCCCAGAGCTAAACGAGTTTTAGAGTTATCTTTAGAAGAAGCTCGTCAATTAGGACACAATTACATTGGTACTGAACACTTACTCCTTGGTTTAATTCGTGAGGGTGAAGGTGTTGCGGCGAGAGTTTTAGAAAACCTTGGGGTTGACTTAGGAAAAGTCCGCACTCAAGTTATTCGGATGTTAGGGGAAACCGAAACTACTCCTGTAGGTGTGGGTGGTGGTAATCGTTCTAACAAAACTCCGACTTTAGATGAGTTTGGCTCAAATTTAACCATTTTTGCCACCGAGGGGAAATTAGATCCCGTTGTCGGTCGTCAAAAAGAAATTGAACGTGTTATTCAAATTCTTGGTCGCCGTACCAAAAATAATCCTGTCTTAATTGGTGAGCCGGGGGTAGGTAAAACCGCCATCGCTGAAGGATTAGCCCAACGCATTGCAAATAAAGATGTACCTGATTTATTAGAAGATAAAAGAGTCGTTACCCTTGATATTGGTTTACTGGTGGCAGGTACAAAATATCGTGGGGAATTTGAAGAGCGTCTCAAAAAAATCATGGATGAAATTCGTCAAGCAGGAAACGTTATTCTTGTCATTGATGAAGTTCATACCTTGATTGGTGCTGGGGCTGCTGAAGGGGCTATTGATGCGGCAAATATCCTTAAACCAGCTTTGGCAAGGGGTGAACTACAGTGCATAGGGGCGACTACCCTCGATGAATACCGTAAACACATCGAAAGAGATGCGGCTTTAGCAAGACGTTTTCAGCCTGTAATGGTTGGCGAACCTAGTGTTGAAGAAACTATTGAGATTTTATTCGGACTACGGGAACGTTATGAACAACATCACAAGCTAAAAATTTCTGATGAAGCTCTTGCGGCAGCCGCTACCCTCTCAGATCGTTATATAAGCGATCGCTATTTACCTGACAAAGCTATTGACTTAGTGGATGAAGCAGGTTCAAGAGTTCGTTTGATGAATTCTCAGTTACCAGCGGAAGCCAAAGAGTTAGATAAAGAATTGAGACAAGTTTTAAAAGAAAAAGACGAAGCTGTAAGATCTCAAGACTTTGATAAAGCAGGGGAATTGCGTGATCGAGAAATGGAAATTAAGAGCGAAATTCGTGGTTTAGCCGATCTGAAAAAGAAAAATCCTCAAGTCACCGATAGCCCCATCGTCACAGAAGAAGAAATCGCTCACATCGTGGCTTCTTGGACTGGTGTACCCGTGCAAAAACTTACCGAATCTGAAGTTGATAAACTCTTACACATGGAAGACACTCTTCATCAGAGAATTATCGGTCAGGAAGACGCAGTTAAAGCTATTTCAAGGGCTATCAGACGGGCAAGAGTGGGCTTGAAAAATCCTAACCGTCCCATTGCATCCTTTATCTTCTCTGGACCTACTGGGGTAGGAAAAACCGAACTTACTAAAGCCTTAGCAACTTATTTCTTTGGCTCAGAAGAAGCTATGATCCGTTTGGATATGTCAGAATATATGGAACGTCATACCGTATCCAAATTAATCGGCTCACCTCCGGGCTATGTTGGCTATAACGAAGGTGGACAATTAACTGAGGCTGTCCGTCGTCGTCCTTATACTGTTGTACTCTTTGATGAAATCGAGAAGGCACACCCTGACGTATTTAACTTACTCCTACAAATTCTCGAAGATGGACGCTTAACTGATTCTAAAGGTCGTACTGTTGACTTCAAAAATACCTTATTAATCATGACATCCAACATCGGTTCAAAAGTAATCGAAAAAGGTGGTGGTGGTTTAGGTTTTGAACTTGAAAGTGATCAGTCAGAATCTCAATACAATCGTATTAAATCTTTGGTTAATGAGGAATTGAAAAACTACTTCCGCCCTGAGTTTCTTAATCGTCTCGATGAAATTATTGTCTTCCGTCAACTTAATAAGGGAGAAGTCAAAGAAATTTCCGAAATTTTACTCAAGGAAGTCTTTGCTCGTTTAACAGAGAAAGAAATTCATTTACAAGTGACAGAGAAATTCAAAGAGCGTTTAGTAGAAGAAGGTTTCAATCCTGCTTATGGTGCTCGTCCCTTACGTCGTGCTATTATGCGACTATTAGAAGACGTATTAGCGGAAGAAATCTTATCTAAACGTATTCAGGAAGGAGATACTGCCACAGTGGATATTGATGAAGAAGGAAAAGTAGCGATTAAAGCGGAAAGAGAAAATCCGTTATTAGTCAAAGCTGGTGTTTAA
- a CDS encoding formylglycine-generating enzyme family protein encodes MINNLKRYKFEIVTINLSNSNNYSHPTLTLNRSQKEADYFEIKLANNILLEMINIPQGNFVMGTPDIEQGRSVDETPEHEVSISNFFVSKYLITQSQYLGVMNENPSFFVGENKPVENISWFSAQNFCAKLSALTGKKFRLLSEAEWEYVCRANTNTPFSFGRTITPELANYKASFGYGDGSGGKWRQETTEVGIFTANNFGLYDLHGNVWEWCEDHWHENYHQAPIDGSAWLETEKNVDEDFPRVIRGGSWDDTAYYCRAGVRLWTLPQFKGKLIGFRVACDDN; translated from the coding sequence ATGATAAATAATTTAAAAAGATATAAATTCGAGATTGTTACTATTAATTTATCCAATAGTAATAATTATAGTCATCCCACTTTAACTTTAAATCGTTCGCAAAAAGAAGCAGATTATTTTGAAATAAAATTAGCAAATAATATTTTATTGGAAATGATTAATATTCCTCAAGGAAATTTTGTTATGGGCACTCCTGATATAGAACAAGGAAGAAGTGTTGACGAAACTCCAGAGCATGAGGTATCTATTTCTAATTTTTTTGTAAGCAAATATCTCATTACTCAAAGTCAATATTTAGGGGTAATGAATGAAAATCCCTCTTTTTTTGTGGGAGAAAATAAACCTGTGGAAAATATTTCTTGGTTTAGTGCTCAGAATTTTTGTGCTAAATTATCCGCCTTAACAGGTAAAAAGTTTCGTTTATTAAGTGAAGCGGAATGGGAATATGTTTGTAGAGCGAATACAAATACCCCTTTTTCTTTCGGTAGAACTATTACCCCAGAATTAGCTAATTATAAAGCTAGTTTTGGCTATGGTGATGGCAGTGGCGGTAAATGGAGACAAGAAACGACAGAAGTAGGAATTTTTACAGCTAATAATTTTGGCTTATATGATCTTCATGGTAATGTTTGGGAATGGTGTGAAGATCATTGGCATGAAAATTATCATCAAGCCCCTATCGATGGTAGTGCATGGCTAGAAACTGAAAAAAATGTAGATGAAGATTTTCCTCGAGTTATTAGGGGAGGTTCGTGGGATGACACAGCGTATTATTGTCGTGCTGGAGTAAGGCTTTGGACTTTACCACAATTTAAGGGTAAATTGATCGGTTTTCGAGTAGCCTGTGATGACAATTAA
- the pheS gene encoding phenylalanine--tRNA ligase subunit alpha, protein MATEIESQLQILAQSAQKAIASADTLQKLEELRVSYLGKKGDLSLILKEMGKLSAEDRPRIGAVANDIKTEIQNSLTNQQQQLQQEGINRQILAQTLDVTMPGVSYPLGKSHPLQSTIDRVIDIFVGLGYTIAEGPQIESDYYNFTALNTPEDHPARDMQDTFYFEDGSLLRTHTSSVQIRYMENNEPPLRIIAPGRVYRRDTVDATHSAVFHQIEILAIDKGLTFSDLKGTIKEFLRQMFGDDLPTVFRASYFPFTEPSAEVDVQWQGKWLEVLGCGMVDPNVLKAVGYDPEVYSGFAAGLGVERFAMILHKIDDIRRLYNSDLRFLQQF, encoded by the coding sequence ATGGCAACGGAAATTGAATCTCAATTACAGATATTAGCTCAATCAGCTCAAAAAGCCATCGCCTCGGCTGATACTTTGCAAAAGTTAGAAGAATTAAGGGTTAGTTATTTGGGGAAAAAAGGCGATTTATCTTTAATTTTAAAGGAAATGGGCAAATTATCCGCTGAAGATCGTCCTCGTATTGGTGCAGTTGCTAATGATATTAAAACAGAAATACAAAACAGTTTGACGAATCAACAGCAACAATTACAGCAAGAAGGAATTAATCGTCAAATTTTAGCACAAACTCTTGATGTCACAATGCCGGGCGTTAGCTATCCCCTTGGAAAATCCCATCCTTTACAAAGTACTATTGATCGAGTTATTGATATTTTTGTGGGTTTAGGATATACGATCGCCGAAGGACCACAAATTGAAAGCGATTATTATAATTTTACCGCCTTAAATACCCCTGAAGATCATCCAGCTAGGGATATGCAAGATACTTTTTATTTTGAAGACGGTAGTTTATTGCGAACTCATACATCATCTGTACAAATTCGTTATATGGAAAATAATGAGCCACCTTTGAGAATTATCGCACCGGGTAGAGTATATAGGCGAGATACCGTTGATGCCACTCACTCCGCCGTCTTTCATCAAATCGAAATTTTAGCTATTGATAAGGGTTTAACTTTCTCAGATTTAAAAGGTACAATTAAAGAGTTTTTACGTCAAATGTTTGGGGATGATTTACCAACGGTATTTCGTGCTAGTTATTTCCCATTTACTGAACCTTCTGCGGAGGTTGATGTACAATGGCAAGGAAAATGGCTAGAAGTTTTGGGTTGTGGTATGGTTGATCCCAACGTGTTGAAAGCTGTAGGATATGATCCTGAAGTTTATAGTGGCTTTGCGGCTGGATTAGGAGTTGAGCGTTTTGCGATGATTTTACACAAAATCGATGATATTCGCCGATTATATAATAGTGATCTTCGTTTTTTACAACAATTCTAA
- a CDS encoding glycosyltransferase family 2 protein, which yields MFFSVVIPTYNRLPILQKCLLALENQQFNPNLVTDYEIVVVDDGSTDETISWLTTQKALLSHVKFYTQNHKGAAAARNLGVEKAQGDWIIFIDSDLIVTSSFLQAHSQTLNSEATSLNNDLIFTYGAVINTCNFDDPTSEPYKITDFSAAYFATGNVAIAKKWLLKAGLFDTMFRQYGWEDLELGIRLKKLGLKLIKCPQAVGYHWHPAFNIEQIPKLIEQEIQRGRMGVLFYKKHPTYEVKMMIQMTWLHKLLWGILSLGGTLNEKTLQPILQWLINRGKPQLALEIARIFLNWYNVKGVYAAYQETK from the coding sequence GTGTTTTTTAGCGTTGTTATTCCTACCTATAATCGTTTGCCTATTTTACAAAAATGTCTCTTGGCTTTAGAGAATCAACAATTTAATCCAAATTTAGTTACTGACTATGAAATTGTTGTAGTAGATGATGGCTCAACTGATGAAACTATATCATGGTTAACCACACAAAAAGCTCTTTTATCTCACGTTAAATTTTATACTCAAAATCACAAGGGTGCGGCGGCGGCACGTAATTTAGGAGTAGAAAAAGCCCAAGGAGACTGGATTATTTTTATTGATAGCGACTTAATTGTAACATCTTCTTTTTTACAAGCCCATAGTCAAACTTTAAATTCAGAGGCAACAAGTCTTAATAATGACCTTATTTTTACCTATGGTGCGGTAATTAATACCTGTAACTTTGATGATCCCACATCTGAACCTTATAAAATCACCGATTTTTCCGCCGCTTATTTTGCTACGGGAAATGTTGCGATCGCAAAAAAATGGTTGCTAAAAGCTGGATTATTTGATACGATGTTTCGCCAATATGGTTGGGAGGATTTAGAATTAGGAATAAGGCTCAAAAAATTAGGATTAAAATTAATAAAATGCCCCCAAGCTGTTGGTTATCACTGGCATCCAGCATTTAATATTGAACAAATACCAAAGCTAATTGAGCAAGAAATTCAAAGAGGGAGAATGGGAGTTTTATTCTATAAAAAACATCCTACTTATGAGGTAAAAATGATGATTCAAATGACATGGTTACATAAACTATTATGGGGCATTTTATCTTTGGGAGGCACTTTAAACGAAAAAACTCTTCAACCTATTTTGCAATGGCTAATAAATCGAGGAAAACCTCAATTAGCACTAGAAATAGCCCGTATTTTTCTCAATTGGTATAACGTAAAAGGAGTTTATGCCGCTTATCAGGAAACTAAGTAA
- a CDS encoding ATP-binding protein encodes MKVSQKIFFQVKTDLIYLEEVLHRFDTMKQDWINEKDWLQCQLALAEGFTNAVRHAHKNRPSETPIDLEINVTPEEIKIKIWDYGQPFQLIPIPVSKTISSLEELASGGRGIEILQKIADELKYDHLPDNRNCLLIKKKL; translated from the coding sequence TTGAAAGTTTCTCAAAAAATATTTTTCCAAGTCAAAACTGATTTGATTTATTTAGAAGAAGTATTACATCGTTTTGATACAATGAAACAAGACTGGATTAATGAAAAAGATTGGTTACAGTGTCAACTCGCTTTGGCGGAAGGATTTACAAATGCAGTGCGTCATGCACACAAAAATAGACCTTCAGAAACTCCTATTGATTTAGAAATCAACGTGACACCAGAAGAAATTAAAATTAAAATATGGGATTATGGGCAACCTTTTCAATTAATACCAATACCAGTATCAAAAACAATATCTTCACTGGAAGAGTTAGCTTCTGGTGGTAGAGGAATTGAGATTTTACAAAAAATTGCCGATGAATTAAAGTATGATCATTTGCCCGATAATCGCAACTGTTTATTGATTAAAAAAAAATTATAA
- a CDS encoding alpha/beta fold hydrolase: MIFSSSTQYYSWNKYKCSYTSYNTDKNHNVALVLIHPIGVGLSGNFWHRFLSTEARHHSDLPIYNPDLLGCGNSDLPRVAYDPKDWANQLNYFIKNVIKKPVILVVQGASFPVAVYMSAGEEKSDLIQGLILSGPPAWNIMTNGGNLRVSEIIWNLFFDSFIGSLFYQYARRRDFIKSFSIKQLFADAKDVDDEWLDMLEKAAINPQNRYSVFSFLAGFWRKDYSKLMKKLDQKILLLIGEKATSVSKEGFKETPDQRIQLYQNNIANIKGKKIKGRNVLPYESTEEFLTEVIDFYKDFVTN, encoded by the coding sequence ATGATATTTTCTTCTTCAACTCAATATTATTCATGGAATAAATATAAATGTTCTTATACTAGTTATAATACTGATAAAAATCATAATGTAGCTTTAGTCTTAATTCATCCTATCGGTGTTGGTTTATCAGGTAATTTTTGGCATCGTTTTTTATCTACTGAAGCTCGTCACCATAGTGATTTACCTATTTATAATCCTGATTTATTAGGTTGTGGCAACAGTGATTTACCTCGTGTTGCTTATGATCCAAAAGATTGGGCAAACCAACTTAATTATTTTATCAAAAATGTCATCAAAAAACCTGTTATTTTAGTTGTTCAAGGTGCATCTTTTCCTGTCGCTGTTTATATGTCTGCTGGAGAGGAAAAATCAGATTTAATTCAAGGTTTAATTTTGTCAGGTCCTCCTGCATGGAATATTATGACTAATGGGGGTAATCTTCGTGTTAGTGAAATTATTTGGAATTTATTTTTTGATTCTTTTATAGGCTCTTTATTTTATCAATATGCTCGTCGTCGTGATTTTATTAAATCTTTTTCTATTAAGCAACTATTTGCAGATGCTAAAGATGTTGATGATGAATGGTTAGATATGTTAGAAAAAGCAGCCATTAATCCTCAAAATCGTTATAGTGTTTTCTCTTTTTTAGCTGGATTTTGGCGTAAAGATTATTCAAAACTAATGAAAAAATTAGACCAAAAAATACTACTTTTAATCGGAGAAAAAGCTACCAGTGTTAGTAAAGAGGGTTTTAAAGAAACACCTGATCAGAGAATTCAATTATACCAAAATAATATTGCTAATATCAAAGGGAAAAAAATCAAAGGGCGTAATGTTTTACCCTATGAATCAACGGAAGAATTTTTAACAGAAGTAATTGATTTTTATAAAGATTTTGTTACTAATTAA
- the hisS gene encoding histidine--tRNA ligase: MDNIQAIRGTKDILPSEVIYWQYLEKTVGEILAKANYQEIRTPIFEQTSLFERGIGEATDVVGKEMYTFTDRGERSITLRPEGTAGVVRSYIQHKLFASGGVERLWYGGAMFRYERPQAGRQRQFHQIGLELLGSKAARADVEVIAVACDILKTLGLKNLSLQLNSVGSKEDRQTYRQALVDYLTPYKDDLDSDSQDRLSRNPLRILDSKDQKTQEIAKNAPNILDYLGDDSRNHFEKVCSLLNDLNISYQLNPRLVRGLDYYTHTAFEIQSSDLGAQATVCGGGRYDGLVSQLGGLETPAIGWAMGIERLILLLEQLQPLKPQNPDIYFVSRGEKAENQALIIAQELRHTGFKVELDLTGSNFAKQFKRGDRSGAKICLVLGDSEVEQKVIQVKDLKTSEQKTVSQKELIKLLSN; the protein is encoded by the coding sequence ATGGATAATATTCAAGCTATTAGAGGCACAAAAGATATTTTGCCCAGTGAAGTGATATATTGGCAATATTTGGAGAAAACTGTTGGAGAAATTTTAGCAAAGGCTAATTATCAAGAAATTAGGACTCCTATTTTTGAACAAACTTCTCTATTTGAAAGAGGTATTGGTGAAGCTACTGATGTAGTGGGCAAAGAAATGTACACATTTACAGATCGTGGAGAACGTTCTATTACTTTACGTCCTGAAGGCACTGCGGGAGTAGTACGTTCTTACATTCAGCATAAATTATTTGCCAGTGGTGGAGTTGAACGACTATGGTATGGTGGTGCTATGTTTCGTTATGAACGTCCTCAAGCAGGAAGACAACGACAGTTTCATCAAATAGGTTTGGAGTTGTTAGGTAGTAAGGCGGCAAGGGCAGATGTGGAAGTGATTGCTGTTGCTTGTGATATATTAAAGACCTTAGGCTTAAAAAACCTCAGTTTACAACTTAATTCCGTGGGCAGTAAAGAAGACAGACAAACCTATCGACAAGCCCTAGTAGATTATTTAACCCCCTACAAAGACGATTTAGATTCAGATTCACAGGATAGATTAAGTCGTAATCCTTTGCGAATTTTAGATAGTAAAGATCAAAAAACTCAAGAAATCGCCAAAAATGCTCCTAATATCCTTGACTATCTAGGAGATGACTCCCGTAATCATTTTGAGAAAGTATGCAGTTTATTGAACGATTTAAATATCTCATATCAACTTAATCCTCGTTTGGTTAGGGGCTTAGATTATTACACTCATACAGCTTTTGAAATACAGTCCTCTGATTTGGGCGCACAAGCAACAGTTTGTGGAGGTGGAAGATATGACGGTTTAGTCTCCCAATTAGGAGGGTTGGAAACTCCAGCGATTGGTTGGGCAATGGGTATAGAAAGGTTAATATTATTATTGGAACAATTACAGCCTCTTAAACCTCAAAATCCCGATATTTATTTCGTTTCTCGTGGAGAAAAAGCAGAAAATCAAGCCCTTATAATTGCTCAAGAATTACGTCATACTGGTTTTAAGGTAGAATTAGATCTCACTGGTAGTAATTTTGCTAAACAATTTAAAAGAGGCGATCGTAGTGGTGCTAAAATCTGTTTAGTTTTAGGGGATAGTGAAGTTGAGCAAAAAGTAATTCAAGTAAAAGATTTAAAAACTTCAGAACAAAAAACCGTATCTCAGAAAGAATTAATAAAACTTTTATCGAATTAA
- a CDS encoding phasin family protein: MDNNDWLKQLLMIGVGTTSLAAEKIKEVSEQWVKEGKINPDQAKGIVDDLLQQIQSDQSTIQAQMERQIRNILQDLGVPRQSEMDELRGRIDRLERQIRDLENKSWR, from the coding sequence ATGGATAATAACGATTGGCTAAAACAATTATTAATGATAGGAGTCGGCACAACTTCTCTGGCGGCAGAAAAAATAAAAGAAGTCAGTGAGCAATGGGTAAAAGAAGGTAAAATAAACCCAGATCAAGCTAAAGGAATTGTAGATGATTTATTGCAACAAATACAATCAGATCAAAGTACTATTCAAGCTCAAATGGAGCGACAAATTCGCAATATTTTACAAGATTTAGGTGTTCCTCGACAGTCTGAAATGGATGAATTAAGAGGGAGAATTGATCGTTTAGAGCGACAAATTAGAGATTTAGAAAATAAATCTTGGCGGTAA
- a CDS encoding DUF1517 domain-containing protein has product MSITDRFNQFVGKKRYVVSRIFIHLQGNDIAPLLGILNQNARIAVDADGDMEVMGECLVNTCETILQYKTYWQSASNEGDVFWDEADAGDFVTELFTDSAQRYLSQPDLEEVEENTPLSLPVTENIIVMITVAFEGEVLDIETDLADMEALTYGLKALINLNYKDKYRAIALHFSPARLGERLTSDQILINFPELIPL; this is encoded by the coding sequence ATGAGTATAACTGATCGCTTTAATCAATTTGTCGGGAAAAAAAGATACGTTGTTTCCAGAATTTTTATTCATTTACAGGGAAACGACATCGCCCCCTTACTAGGAATCTTAAACCAAAATGCTAGAATCGCCGTAGATGCCGATGGTGATATGGAAGTTATGGGAGAGTGTTTAGTTAATACTTGTGAAACAATTTTACAATATAAAACCTATTGGCAAAGTGCTTCTAATGAAGGAGATGTATTTTGGGATGAAGCTGATGCCGGAGATTTCGTCACTGAGTTATTTACTGACTCAGCACAACGATATCTCAGTCAACCAGATTTAGAGGAAGTAGAGGAAAACACACCTTTATCTCTCCCTGTTACTGAAAATATAATTGTTATGATCACAGTAGCCTTTGAAGGTGAAGTTTTGGACATTGAAACTGATTTAGCTGATATGGAAGCTTTAACCTATGGTTTGAAAGCTCTTATCAATCTTAATTACAAAGATAAATATAGAGCCATTGCCCTCCATTTTTCCCCAGCTAGATTAGGAGAAAGATTAACATCTGATCAAATTTTAATCAATTTTCCTGAATTAATCCCTTTATAA
- a CDS encoding universal stress protein — protein MLDKILYADSGTGHTQEMLKMLLDIPAFQNSEITILHVIPPQASADTLAQKWEEGGRIISDIVKNVNINPTKVSTILKQGDPKDTVCNTAQEINADLILMGSRGLTRLESFLENSVSQYVFQLSDRPMLLVKDDIYVRKIKRVMLALDKSESADYALELTLYLLRDYSEAELYLVRVNPDMSPDLDLSTSEMEQNPILAPALAKAKRMGIQTKCIVTGGRPGKQICQLAEDKNIDLLLLGSPDRRPSIAKNLVDLDRLLGTSLSDYIRVNANCPVLLVRK, from the coding sequence ATGTTAGATAAAATTTTATACGCTGATTCTGGTACTGGTCATACTCAAGAAATGCTAAAAATGTTATTGGATATTCCTGCATTTCAAAACAGTGAAATTACTATTCTTCATGTCATACCTCCTCAAGCTTCGGCGGATACTTTAGCTCAAAAATGGGAAGAAGGCGGTCGAATCATATCTGATATAGTAAAAAACGTCAATATCAATCCTACCAAAGTTTCTACTATTTTAAAGCAAGGAGATCCTAAAGATACTGTTTGTAATACAGCTCAAGAAATTAATGCTGATCTTATTTTAATGGGCTCAAGGGGTTTAACTCGTTTAGAATCTTTTTTAGAAAATTCAGTCAGTCAGTATGTATTTCAACTTAGCGATCGCCCTATGCTGTTAGTGAAAGATGATATATATGTGCGTAAAATTAAACGAGTGATGTTAGCTTTAGATAAATCAGAGTCAGCAGATTATGCCCTGGAATTAACTTTATATTTACTCAGAGACTATTCCGAAGCAGAATTATACTTAGTTAGAGTAAATCCAGATATGAGTCCAGATTTAGATTTATCTACCTCTGAGATGGAACAAAATCCCATTTTAGCACCTGCTTTAGCCAAAGCTAAACGTATGGGCATTCAGACTAAATGTATCGTAACTGGAGGCAGACCAGGAAAGCAAATTTGTCAATTAGCAGAAGATAAAAACATTGATTTATTATTATTAGGATCTCCTGATCGTCGTCCTTCTATTGCCAAAAACTTAGTTGATTTAGATCGTTTATTAGGTACTTCTTTATCTGATTATATTCGGGTAAATGCAAATTGTCCCGTTTTATTAGTCCGTAAATAA